The nucleotide window ACATGGCACCTGAAATTATTAATACCCCTGATAGTTTATTAAAACATCCTCGCTTACTCCTAAAAATGATGGGGCAAGATCTGCTAGCGTCCCGAGAGCTAGCCTGGCGCCTAATGATTAGAGATATTAGCGCTAAATATCGTCAAGCCCTATTGGGGGTTGTGTGGGCTTTTGTTCCTCCCATTACTATGGCAGTTGGCTTTACTCTTGCCAGAGATGCCAAAGTTTTTACGGTTGGCGAAACGGATATCCCTTATCCTGCTTATGTCATGTTTAGCATGGCGCTGTGGCAAACCTTTGTGGAGGCGGTGACAGGACCAGTGGAAGCAGTGATTAAAGCGAAGCCAATGTTAGCCCGAGTTAATTTTCCCCGAGAGGCGATTATTCTTGCCAAGTTAGGAGAAGTGGGCTTTAATTTTGGCATCAAGCTGATTTTGATTGTAGGCTTGTTTCTTTACTTTCAGGTTCCTGTGAGCTGGAGTTTGATTTTAGTCCCGGTTGCCCTCATTCACCTCGTTCTTCTAGGAACATTGTGTGGTGTCTTGCTTGCTCCCTTGGGCGTTTTATATCAGGATGTGTCTAAAAGTTTAAACATGATTACAGGCTTTTGGCTATTTCTCACCCCTGTGATTTATCCCGTTCCTAAAGAAGGTCTATTTGGTATGTTGGTTGGACTCAATCCGGTGACACCATTGCTAGTAACCACCCGAGAATTAGCAACCACTGGAATTGTGTCTAATTCCAGCGGATTTTGGTTGGTGAGCGGATTGACCTGGATAGGACTAATTTTAATTTGGGTGGGATTTCGCATTGCTATCCCTTATGTTGTTGAGAGGGTAACTTCGTAAAGATCATGGTTGATACTCAATATCAGTCCTTAGCAAAAACGTTTTCTTCGGAAAAACCTGTCATCTCAGTGGAAGGGGTATCGAAAAAGTTTTGCCGAGATTTAAAGCGATCGCTGTTTTATGGCGTCCAAGATATTGTTGCCGATTTGACAGGAGGTCGGCGCAATACTCATCGACTGCGATCGCGCGAATTTTGGGCTTTAAATTCAGTCAGTTTTCAGCTTTACCCAGGACAAGCACTGGGAATGGTAGGCACAAACGGAGCTGGTAAAAGCACATTACTGCGAATTATTAGTAGCCTGATTAAACCCGATACCGGATCAGTGCGAATTCGAGGACGACTGGCACCCCTCATTGCCCTAGGAGCCGGCTTTAATCCCATTCTGACCGGTCGAGAAAATATTTATGCCAATATGTCTATCCTCGGACTTTCCACTCGACAAATTGAGCAGCGGTTCCAAGCTGTCGTAGATTTTGCCGAAATTCATGACGCCATTGATGCGCCAGTGCAAACTTATAGTTCAGGGATGACAGCCCGCCTTGGTTTTGCCTGTGCAATTCACACTGAACCCGATATTCTACTTATTGATGAAGTCCTCGCCGTCGGCGATGCTCGTTTCAAAGCGAAGTGTTACCGCCGACTCTATGAACTTAGGAAAAAAGGCGTTGCGTTCATTTTAGTTAACCACAATCCCCAAGCCGTTCTTAACATTTGTAACCAAGCGATTTATCTTTCTCAAGGGCAAGTCAAGGGGATGGGAGACGTCGATACCATTATTACTCAATATGAAAGGGATTTGTTTGTACAAGGAAGTGATCTTTGTTCCAATCGATTAACTTTGCCGCCAAAACTGCGAGAAGAAAGTCATGGGATAGATATCTGTGCTCTATTTTTCCGCAATGCTGAAGGAGTGATCGCTGAAGAAGTATTTAATGGTCAGCCCTTAACCTTTTGTGTGAGTTGTCAAGCTCATCATGCCTACGAAAACATTACCTTGCAGATCAAAATTACGCGGGTGGGGGGTGAAGATAGTGCAACGACGATTCTCTTTCTCAGTGGTGACAATGACAACGTATCCTTTGATTTGCCCAAAAGCCGCTTAGAACTCCAGTTGCAATTTCCTTATTTGGGTCTAGCTGCCGGAACGTACACCATGAACGTCAAGCTCAAAAAAGATTCCTTATACATCTTTGATCTGGTGCAATCTTTTCGATTTACAGTCAACGATAGTTGTAATTTATATCGTTGTCAGTTTTACCAGCCCCATAACTGGTCTTTTAAGACAATTGCTGAGGTCATCTAGTCATGTCTCCTCCCCAACTGAGTATCATTATTCCTACCTACAATCGTCCTCATTTACTCCCACTTGCGGTAGAAAGCGCTCTTAGACAAACCGTTCAGGAAATTGAAGTAATTGTTGTTGATGACGGTTCTTCTCAATGGGCTTCCCTTCCCAGAGATCCGCGTTTGCAGGTCATTCGTTTGGCGCGATCGCGCGGAGGGGCTGCCGCTCGCAATGTTGGAACACAAGCTGCTCGAGGACGCTGGATTAGCTATCTTGATGATGATGATGCTTTATTGCCTCACATGGCGGAGGTTTCTCTAGAAGCTCTTGAAAAGACAAAATTCCCCTCACCTGTAGGGGTGATTTCAGGAATTGAAGTTGTGAACTCAAAAGGAGAAATCCTGAAAAAACGTTTACCTCCACCGATTCGATTAAAGGGTTGTCATTTCTCTTTAGAAGACCTCGAACCCGGTAAATCCTACAATACTAAGCAAACCTTGGTAGTTGAGCGAGACGTCATTAATCAAATTGGAGGATGGGATGAATCATTTAGCTCTCGTGTCCATACTGAACTGTTCTTGCGACTCAATCTAGTTTGTACCATTATTGGACTTTCCATTCCCACTTACCAACTCCTGCGCGATCAACAAGCTAGAGTTTCTCGAAATCCAAAGCTTCGTCAAGACAGTTTTCATCGCTTGATTCAAAAGCATCAAGCAATCTTTGAGACTCATCCAAAAATGTTCTCTGAGTTTGTTTATCAAGAGGCTTTCATATCGTATCAAATAGGGCAAGAAAAAGTAGCTCTAACTCAGTTTCTATGGGCACTCCAAATTAATTCCCCACATATTTTACAGTTAAATTTTAATTCTGGATTATTCCAATTGAGAAAATTTCTTAAACCTCTACTCTCAATCTCATCTAATTTCTCTTAATTAGCCAAAGTAATTGCAATTAGTTCCAACTTTTTTATAGATAGAAGTCATATGATCACTGATATTCTCGACCTAGGTGAACAAAAAAAACAACTACAAACGGAGGTCATTGTCATTGGCTCTGGAATTGCCGGTGCAGAAGTGGCAACCCACCTTGCACGTCACGGAAAGAAAGTAGTGCTTCTTGAAAGCGGTCGCAAGCAATATGATCCATCAATCCAAGCGTTGAATGATGTTATATTTCTCGGTAAACGACATCGTGAATTAAATCCAAACAGCTATTATCATCGTTACCTTCCGCCTGAATTACGTGGCGTCAGTCGTGTCCGTCAATTTGGTGGTACCAGTAACGTCTGGACAGGAAAGTGGAAATACTTGCAACCTTCTGATTTTGAGGGTCGAGCATGGGTTCCTAACAGCGGCTGGCCAATCTCCTTTCAGGAACTGTTGGAACACTACCGTTCTGCAGCAAAAGATTACGGTTTTGGAGATTTAGAAGCAGAAGCAATACGTCCTGAAATTACTTCCCTTCGATCGAAGATTGCTGCAGGAGGATTAAAGATGAGCAGTTTCTATTGGGAACAGACCCCTACTCGCACGGCAATACGCTTTGGTGAGGAGATGCGTTGCTCTAAAAACTTACAAGTGATACTAGGCGCTACTGCAACTGAATTAACACTTGATGCTTCCTGTCAACGGGTCAATGCAGTTACTTGCCGCTCCCTGGAAGGTCGAGAACTAACTGTAGAAGGTAAACTGATCGTTCTGGCAACTGGTGCATTTGAGACGGCACGACTCCTACTTGCTTCTAATCGTCAACTTCCAAATGGGATTGGTAATGAGTATGACCTCGTCGGTCGTTTTTATACAGATCATCCTAAACACCATACTGGGACCTTACAACCAGGTTTTCTAGTTCGAGAATATGCCCATGAACTGCAGTATGCTCCTAAGCCCCGTTTTTGTATTTGTTTTGCCCTAGACGATCAAACTCAGCAAGAGTATGAGCTTCTAGAGCATGTTGTGTACTTGAAGCCAATCTACGAAAAGCAAATGGACAGGATATGGCGAATTTTGAGAGGTCGTCCGATTTGTAAAGATGGCAATGGTGCTGTCTCGGCTTATCGAGTTAAGTTTGTCACTGAGCAGGTTCCCCACAAAGGGAGTCGTGTGAAGCTAGGACAGGAATATGATGCAAATGCCCAACGAAAGCTAGAGGTTAACTGGTGCTTTACAGAGCAAGACCGACGTTCGATGGCAAAGACACTGGAACTTTTAACGCAACGATTTGCTGAAGTTGGGATGGGAACCTTTGATTTCGGAAATGATCCTCCTACTTTAGAGAGCATGACCGATGCCGCGCACCAGATGGGAACGACTCGTATGGCTAGTACGCCAAAAGAGGGAGTGGTTGATCCAAATTGTCGAGTCTTCGGAACAGACAATCTTTATGTAGCAAGTTCTGCCGTCTTTCCCACTGGACCTTCCTACTCACCGACATTTACTATTCTGGCACTCGCCCGTCGTCTTGGTCA belongs to Cyanobacteria bacterium GSL.Bin1 and includes:
- a CDS encoding FAD-binding protein, which produces MITDILDLGEQKKQLQTEVIVIGSGIAGAEVATHLARHGKKVVLLESGRKQYDPSIQALNDVIFLGKRHRELNPNSYYHRYLPPELRGVSRVRQFGGTSNVWTGKWKYLQPSDFEGRAWVPNSGWPISFQELLEHYRSAAKDYGFGDLEAEAIRPEITSLRSKIAAGGLKMSSFYWEQTPTRTAIRFGEEMRCSKNLQVILGATATELTLDASCQRVNAVTCRSLEGRELTVEGKLIVLATGAFETARLLLASNRQLPNGIGNEYDLVGRFYTDHPKHHTGTLQPGFLVREYAHELQYAPKPRFCICFALDDQTQQEYELLEHVVYLKPIYEKQMDRIWRILRGRPICKDGNGAVSAYRVKFVTEQVPHKGSRVKLGQEYDANAQRKLEVNWCFTEQDRRSMAKTLELLTQRFAEVGMGTFDFGNDPPTLESMTDAAHQMGTTRMASTPKEGVVDPNCRVFGTDNLYVASSAVFPTGPSYSPTFTILALARRLGQHLLKITEKQREISQIKTN
- a CDS encoding glycosyltransferase, producing the protein MSPPQLSIIIPTYNRPHLLPLAVESALRQTVQEIEVIVVDDGSSQWASLPRDPRLQVIRLARSRGGAAARNVGTQAARGRWISYLDDDDALLPHMAEVSLEALEKTKFPSPVGVISGIEVVNSKGEILKKRLPPPIRLKGCHFSLEDLEPGKSYNTKQTLVVERDVINQIGGWDESFSSRVHTELFLRLNLVCTIIGLSIPTYQLLRDQQARVSRNPKLRQDSFHRLIQKHQAIFETHPKMFSEFVYQEAFISYQIGQEKVALTQFLWALQINSPHILQLNFNSGLFQLRKFLKPLLSISSNFS
- a CDS encoding ATP-binding cassette domain-containing protein produces the protein MVDTQYQSLAKTFSSEKPVISVEGVSKKFCRDLKRSLFYGVQDIVADLTGGRRNTHRLRSREFWALNSVSFQLYPGQALGMVGTNGAGKSTLLRIISSLIKPDTGSVRIRGRLAPLIALGAGFNPILTGRENIYANMSILGLSTRQIEQRFQAVVDFAEIHDAIDAPVQTYSSGMTARLGFACAIHTEPDILLIDEVLAVGDARFKAKCYRRLYELRKKGVAFILVNHNPQAVLNICNQAIYLSQGQVKGMGDVDTIITQYERDLFVQGSDLCSNRLTLPPKLREESHGIDICALFFRNAEGVIAEEVFNGQPLTFCVSCQAHHAYENITLQIKITRVGGEDSATTILFLSGDNDNVSFDLPKSRLELQLQFPYLGLAAGTYTMNVKLKKDSLYIFDLVQSFRFTVNDSCNLYRCQFYQPHNWSFKTIAEVI
- a CDS encoding ABC transporter permease, which produces MAPEIINTPDSLLKHPRLLLKMMGQDLLASRELAWRLMIRDISAKYRQALLGVVWAFVPPITMAVGFTLARDAKVFTVGETDIPYPAYVMFSMALWQTFVEAVTGPVEAVIKAKPMLARVNFPREAIILAKLGEVGFNFGIKLILIVGLFLYFQVPVSWSLILVPVALIHLVLLGTLCGVLLAPLGVLYQDVSKSLNMITGFWLFLTPVIYPVPKEGLFGMLVGLNPVTPLLVTTRELATTGIVSNSSGFWLVSGLTWIGLILIWVGFRIAIPYVVERVTS